The sequence CAAAAAGGGAGCTTAACTGTGCAGTAAGTAAATGATACTGAAAATACTTAACAGTATAATGGACAAAACACTATTGATACAGACTTTCTGCACATATATACATGCTGAATTGAAGTTTCACTTTCTAGTCCCAGGTAGTAACCAataagagaaactgaaaaatacctGTAATTCATCTCCACCCGCAGGTGGTAGCAGTAATATAAACATATCAACCATATCAGCCACAGCAAATTCTGACTGGCCCACacctaaaaaaattaaattcagaatttACCATTTACTATGAACTTTCAGTCACATTAATGACAGTAATTATGAcagatcccagcactgccccacgAATAAAACAAAGACAATAGAAATCAGTTTAGCAAAAGACATACAGGACTAGAAAACAAGACAGAATGAGCATGCAGGAAAATATGGTCGAAATCAAGGCAGGAAGTATGCAATTACTAGCACAGCCTATTTTCCTATCACAACAGGACAAAGCAAACCCTAAGCACATACCTACTGTTTCCACAAGAACAACATCGTAGCCTC is a genomic window of Ficedula albicollis isolate OC2 unplaced genomic scaffold, FicAlb1.5 N06500, whole genome shotgun sequence containing:
- the LOC101811365 gene encoding methylmalonic aciduria type A homolog, mitochondrial-like, which codes for MTELSRDMNAYIRPSPTSGTLGGVTRTTNEAILLCEGGGYDVVLVETVGVGQSEFAVADMVDMFILLLPPAGGDELQVFFSFSYWLLPGTRK